The Vanacampus margaritifer isolate UIUO_Vmar chromosome 16, RoL_Vmar_1.0, whole genome shotgun sequence genome includes the window CTTCAGGCTGTTTAATGTTACTCCCAGTTTAAATTTACTCTACGCgctgtgtttttaaaacaaccgcatagctgaatgctaacatgctaacaaacaatgcaaaacgccattgCCATGCTAACAACTAGCATCACTCGATGAGGTtataaaagcagcacatttgaTCAAAAGCAACACGTGACATACCAATACTAATGTTCCACTACATTGTTGTTGGGCAGTACAGCAATAAGTAATCAACCCTTGCCAGCCACCCAATACAACAcggttttctgtttttcttagaCAAACCCAAGATTCCGGCAGGTCTGAGAGCTCCTGTGAAGTTGTGTAGATATAACGGAAGTATCTATCAACCCGGCGAGACCTTCACCAAGCATAACCTACCAGCCAAGCCGAGCAACCAGTGTGCCATGTGCTCGTGCTCGGTGAGTAGATCCAGCTCGCTCGGTTTCTGTTCTTCCTGTTATGTCTTTGTATTTGGCTATACAGTGTGCAGCCCACATGCAAATATATCAAACGTTTTTTCCTCTCTTAGCTTTTGGACCTAAAAAAGacatctgacatttttttcctctctcagaATGGAAACATCTTCTGCGTAGTTAAAACCTGCCAACCAATCAGTTGCTCCTCCCCGGTCACGCTTGCCGACACCTGCTGTTTGGTGTGTAAAGGTAGGCCAACTTCTTCCAGCTGTCAAAGGAACGTATCTCATTTCAACTTGGACAGGGCCTGAGTCAGCGCATGGCGGATTTATTCCCAATTTTGAAAGCACTTATAcaatcattattattcaatgttagtttaatgttgttgtgaaatgacATGGAtttcaaattcacattttgtttCCTTCAGATTCCAGCACTGTTGGCTCGTCATCAGCAGAGGATGGAAACCAGCAGCTGAACAGAGGCGTTGTATGTTATTTGACGAATACATTCCAAATGttacacgatttaaaaaaaataataaaaaatcttgttaaaaaatatttgcattgctcaagtacgtgtatgtgtgtttccaaaaGAGACATTCAGTGGACCAGTGTTCGGGAGAGCTGACTAAAGCGCGGTCCCCCCGGGTCAGGACTTCTGCCAGACACCTGAGCCTCAATAAACTTAACCTCAGAGGGGCTTCAGAGACCACTGTGAAGATTTTGTTGCAGAGGAAGCACCAGAAAGGTTTGCCACAAGTTTATTTTCCTGAATATTTTCCTTTTCCTGAATCAGTCAAGAAGATGGAATAGCTTATTGCATGTGAAGGAAGCGGGAGCTCTCGGGACAATCATGACAGATTAAGCAAAACTATAGTCACGTGCACTAGGATGCTTAAATGACAACAGGTTTATTTTATCAGAAATGTGTGAATATGTATTACATATAAAAGAAGTACTCAAAAGAAATAGCAGCAGCGagttattacattttgtttatatatatttatatatatatatatttatatatatatttatatatatatatatttatatatatatttatatatatatatatatatatatatatttatatatatttatatatatatatatttatatatatttatatatatatatttatatatatatatatatatatatatatatatatatatatatacatttatatatatattttttttttatatatatatatatttatatatataaaaaaatatatttatatatatatttttatatatatatctacagtatatatttttatatatatatatatatttttatatatctacagtatatatttttatatatatatatatatttttatatatctacagtatatatttttttatatatatatatttatttatatatatatatatatatatttatatatatatatatttatatatatatatatatatatatttatatatatatttttttatatatataaacaaaatttaacaatataaaattttcgttaacaaaataaaataaaaacaaaaatactaaaaaataataaaaagcaaactATATGTaacaacattttacatttacaaaagtaactataataatagcaaaaatgtcttatgttttcatctttggtaattcatttaatacattggcttttggggttcattttaaatgtgattttaagtatatttattttgatattaaccggaataaggatgtttaaaagtgtgtcaaacagaaatgatgtcattttctgtgcTTGACTTTtagctccaatggctcggctcgcctgctttttcatttaactcagccaaaattactttttccatttaccatggtgtttatcaaatattgcacacaagtaatacacttttttttaaaacaaaaactaatactgaaactaaccaaaactaaagtaaaagtaggcaattttaaaataactaaaactacaaaaaaaactgccttgaaaactaattcaaactaactatttaaattttaaaaaacaaaactcaaaaggaaatacaaaaactaactaaaattaaaattctaaaactataataacccctGGTGGGGAATTGCCTCCCTGCCCTAATTTAGAGTTACTACGAGATGTTTGATTTTTCCCAAAGATCTTCTTCCCCTGCAGCCACACACCAACCATGACCACTATTTTTCCCCGTCTTGCTCATCAGCATGTTTATACAACGGAAAGACATACTCGCATGGAGACATGTGGCACCCGGTTTTGGGGAAGGTCCTGGATTGCATCGTGTGCTCTTGTAGCGACGGCCTGCAGGAGTGTAAACGCATCACGTGTCCCAGCCAGTACGCGTGCCAACATCCGGTCAAGTCGCCGGGAAAGTGCTGCAAGACGTGTCCAGGTAGCCAAAGACGGCTCGCAATGTTTTCTATTGGCTTGTTTTCTAAACGAATCCACACTCTCGATTGCTATTTCCATCTAGAACATAAAGCTGCAAGTAACCAGACTCGGTGTTACTCGggctacaaaaacaaacttttggtGTACAAAGTGGAATCGGCATTGAAAGTGGATTCCCCCAGCACAGTTCGGATAATGGCAATCGAAAGAGCAAATACTGCTGAGGTGGAGGTGCAAGTGTGGAAGATGGTTGATGGTACAGTACATCTCATATTTGTGCAGTTTTTCCTCTCAAATTATTTCTCTTATATGAATGATTGACTTCTTTCATACAGGTATTTTACAACTGATGGAAATTGGAGATGTTCAAAGGAAAGATATTCAGGATCATCCGGAAAATTACACCTTATTGACAACAGTTGATGAAGGTACAGTatttctgtacattttttaaagcagtattctaaatatttttttttaatcgtagttaatagttaactcacgattaatccaaattttatatctgttctaaatgtacaattcaatgtaaaataattttttaccaATGTTtttatactgttgttaacataaaagtggaaaaatgttaaaccaatagaaatatggctgaatcttgtagtcactgatacagtaaaaatgagttaaaattaaaaacatgtactgtactgtaaaaaaaaaacaagtgtgatattgatttgtgttggtcatttttctgtcactagatggcataattgcatttgtaagacggtgacagctcagtgcatttttcatattaagatcgATCTAATCtataacatgaagtaacttgtgaaatttttcaCATTCTAAAAATTGTAGAATACAACTTGAccgcagtctccacaaataaatgcattattattcaaatgtattactgctaaattttgacgtggcgTTGCGactggctttccaagtaaggggcggtcattaatcgcacgttaaaaaaattttggaCACCCCTAATTCTTAATACTGATTGCATTATCTAATGTTTCTGCCTCCTGTTGGGTTTGTTTTCCAGAGATGTGGGGGAAATTCAAAGAGGGAGGGGGCAAACTGGATCAAGCCACAAGCATTTGTGAAGATGGCATTCGGGAGATGGTGACGTTCCTCAATCCGAAACAGGTCGAAGGCGTGTGCTCGCCTTAACTCGCTTGTGATTGGACACTTTCGGGAACAGTATTAACGCATACTTTAAACTGCATGGAAATGTTATTCCAGGATATGAGCTACTTGGtatgtacaattattatttttaatgtacatatTGGTTGTAAATAAGACATTTTCCCACATGACGTGTTGTTAGTAGGCTGCTCTCACTGGTTGGCGTGGGGGGCAActgctaatttaaaaaatgtgtaaaaaggtCTTTATAGTGGATTACTAGGATATGCTGTCATGAATAAACCAGAGGAAATAACACCGTTAAATATCATCTAAATTACAGTGGAACGTTTCAGTCTGCTTATATCATGtaattggattttatttttatttttattttttactacagTAGTGCCACTGTAACTGTCTTGTCCACCATGATGTTCATTTTGTGTAGTACAGTATAATACGACAATGAGACAACAAAGCCAAATGTGTAACTGTGTTTGTCAGTTTAAAGATGGCAGCATCTTATTTGGATATGTTGCtcttcaaaatccagcaaaaataTAACCTGTTTGATATCCAAAccatgattttgtttttatattgtttggtctttcttttctttttgaccCACTTGCCTTCAGACTTCCATACAAATGACTTATTTTGATTATGGCTACACACTGACAAGTGAAATCATGATAACAATGTCAAAATGTGGCAGCAGACCAAATGGTTAGCACATCTCAGTCAAAAGGTTCAAATGTCAACTCAGGCCCTCTTCCTGTgagaagtttgcatgttctccctgtgcctgcgtgggttttctctggcttcctctcacattccagaAACATACATGTTAGGTTCCATGAAGACTCTCAATTAGGAGGGGTCTCAAACTTAATTTATGTTGGGGCCGCTGGAGATAGTCTGGGTCACAAAAAGGGCttgaagtattaaaaacaaaaagtacaacTAATCTAATCTTCTCAGTCATAACTAATAACAGTTCAGAACATTAACGGTTCTTCAGAATGTGAACAAGATGGTTACGGTTAGGCTATTGTAGGCCTTAAGTaatttgaaacacacacacactcccctaGGGCAAACGACACAGCAAAAAAGTAGGTaacattaaacttttttttttttaaacggggcCTCAAAATAACATCCCgcaggccacaaatggcccccgggccctgagtttgaaacccctgcTCTAAATTGTCCTGTGTGAATTTTCGTTGGTTCatactaaacaaataaataaataaaagtagcagttgggttattttgacccaCAGATTGGGTTGATGGGATTTGAACGGGCTGAAGAACGTTGGTCACCATTTAACGCTTTAACTCAGCAGTATGGCTAGTTTTGACCCCTTGGATCAACATGCTGGGTTGAATCCTCAACTCAATGCACTGAGTATAACCCGAAATTGGGTTCGATCTTTCATCAAAGACTAGTCCAGCCAGCACCTATcggcctctcacccaaagtttTTGTAAACTGTAATCAATCTGAGCTCTAAACACCAACATGCGGTTTTCGTCAAGCCTGTTTGATCAACAGGTGTCAAGTGTGTGTTTCTCTTGTGTTGCTGCCAGAAGGCTCCGGAATAATATTCCTCCTCTATGAACTCCTCGTGTGCCCCCTCCCCTCCAACAATGACTCATTGTACTCCTTTCACACTTTTAGCGCCAGATCGCTCGACCACTCTCACACTACAGGAGATATTTCCAATTTGCATGCCTGCATTActcacacaaaaatgttttgtgtgagCCTCTGAACCCGACAGCTCGGACAGTCTGTCTCCGTTCACATTGATATGCTTCTGTCTGGCCATCTAGTGGGAAAAGTCCATCGTTTATTTTTCTCAAGGTTTCAATTTGTCACACGCTCTGCAATTTGTAGCAGCCGGGGGCCGTCACTGGGTATAAATCAGGCACTTGTTAAGGCCTTCGTCTACTACGTTCAGTTCATTTGAGTTTTAGAATTATAACCGTAATGAATTGACCAACCACAgtccagttttattttttatttccatatgTAGAATAAACACATtcatttaagttttatttttaagaaatcgTGGATTCTGTATCTTAAAAATCTGAcatgatagaaaaaaaatgagatcaGTTTTCAATTCCTCACCccaaaatgagttaaaaacagttGCCAGACAGTCAGTGTCAGTGTAATCAGTCAGGGGTTGGGCTTGTACCGGTAATGACAAAGCCTCAACTCCATCAAACAGCTTTTTGGAGGAACTAGAATCATAATGCTACCTATAAGTAGCTGGTGTAGCATGTTTGTTATGAAACATCCCAACATATTTGAGTTGTGGAAATATATCCACATAAACTCTCGACAGTACATTCTACCAGGTTGTTGCGGGGCTTTCCATgccgtgctagctagctagctaccggGCTAGCGTCACTTTCCAGGGTCTTCAAGAAGAAGAGAAGGACCAAAAGATGGAttgaaaaatggatgctaccTAGTGTAGTATCTTTCTTATGAAACATCCCTATGTGTTTGTGTCATGAAAATATTTCAGCTTAAAGTCTCTACAGTAAATTCTAGTGGGTTGTTTGTGGGGCTTTCCATGCcgcgctaactagctagctagtgggCTAACGCCATTTTCAGGGGGCTTCAAGAGAAAGAGAAGAACTGCAAGAATTGCAGCAAATTGTGTTAACGGTTAATTAAGCCTTAGGCGTGTTTGTTTTCATAGCTGATTCATGCACTCTGCTGTGTTTATACTTCATGACAAATACTTCATAGATACGCCGAGggcccaattattttttttactccctaGTGTGAGTCATGCCAATAAATCATGGACAAATAGCAGCATAATTGTCATGAACACTTTAAATGGTGCTTGCAAAGAAATAGTGATAAGAGTGAAGAAAGCCGACTTCATTTGAGCGGTCGGGGTCTGTCGTGGCCTCTTGTTCCAATGAGTGTGTTTCATCAAAGAGGAGCACGAACGGCACAATCTGAAGAAGCGAGCTCATTTGGCACTTGATTAATGAGCAGTGTTGATGAGGTCCCtgttcgtcacagccaagattTGGTGTCGACTGCCTTGCTAGCCAAGCTCTAGTGGTTGACCTTCACGTTGACAGTCAGATAAACAGTTTGTATAATTTGTGCTGTTTAAAGCATTTGTACTTTTCTAGTCATTTGATATTGGGTGATCTAAATAAATTTACtgttttgactctttttttttttttttttttttttttactaaacgACAATATTTTAATAGTCATGTGGACAATCAACCATATGCGGATAGGACACGTTGTCTTTTATATCTTTGGTTATATTAGTAGATCATTTTCACTTCGTATACATCAGACCCTTCAGACTGCTGTGCACCAGATGTCCCTCTGTGGTGTTATTGTAACTTGTCACCAGTAATCACAAACAGGAATTACTATCAGAAAATGTAGCACCATCACACTGTGGTGACACATGAAGGTCAGTTTACTGGGCACGAGGAGCTCAATAATCAATGTAAACTGTGGCGGGAGCAGGAAACGGTCTTGATGATGTCATAAAAACATCGTCATCTTACATCACGTTAGCATTGAGGCAACACTATAATAGCCAGGAGGCAAAATATGGCAGGCTTATGTCATGTCATGTTCGATTATGTTTGGTAAGCACGTCGACAAGTTCTATAGATAAAGATGGATGAATTATGGTTAGAGTTGACAAATTGATTAAATCGGACTCATGGAGACACtaaagcggtaaagaaaatagATTACCGGAGTTGtttattattcaaaatgatATGTAATATTCATAATCCTTTTTGTTCACTGTAACCATATTAAATAAGTATCAATCCTTTGTTTTGGTGTCATTGCACATTGcttgtataataataaacatccaTACACTCGAgtcatgaaatgtttttagttattttctCCTTGGATGCAACTCACTTTGGCTTCTCGGTATTTACTCCATTGTGCTCCAAAAAGAAGCTTGTATTTTGTCCACAAATCCCTCAGCAGCATAAGCGCCCCCTTGTGTTCTGTCTAGCACATTGCCTGTgcagacaaaagaaaaaggaaacgtACGTGTGTTAAAAAGTGTTCATAATCGTCACTCTTCATTTCCGTGATTAACTCAAAAAACATTCCACTACTTTGTTGTCTTGGTCTCAGCAGTGGCAGATCCTTAATTtgtgcatacaaaaaaagaaaacttttcatCATAAATCTTATATACAGCATGCATGCAAACAGTTTGTGTGTAGCTCGGCCAAACCAGTTTCAGTCTCAGTCTGTACGGCGTCTGGATGTTATCAAGTCTTGCTTTGGAGCCTCTGTAAATATTAAGATTCTTCAGTGTGTTCTCCAGCATTTGAGCAGAATCCCTGTTAAAAAGGAATATGGGCATTCCTCTTCACCATGGGGCCATTGTGCAACCAAAGCGGTTTTAGGCCTGGAAGAAATTCTGCCGAATAAAAATAGCCGCGAGTCCTCACCACCGGGTCGCGCCACATCAGGATTCCATTTAGCGTGTATCTTCTTTGTGCAGGGAGAGAATCTCGCAGGCGTGCGCGCGCCCATCCTCGTGTCTCTTAGAACTTTCACCGTTGTCTTTAGGAATGTCAATTGCCTGAGCAACAAATAAGCATTTGTATTGTTAAATGTCATCTTTCATTTGTTAAAAGATGCTtcattagattatttttattattatagtcTCAatctttttaaatatgaaaattgAGAGAAAAGTGGATAAGTTGTTTAGACTTTGGAATCTTTAACTCCACTGGCAAAGACATTGCtagcatgtgtgtgtacatgatgGAGTAttgccaaaaaacaaatgctcCCGGTTCGATTAGAGGTGATCAATTTACCTGATGAGCCAATGGACAAAGGGTCATACCAGCGCCGATTGCACCCGGTTATACAGTCGTCATGACGTGAAGTAAGAGCTTTCcaattacagtattattattattattgtgtgagCTAATGATGGACTTTTTCTTATGCCTCTGCAGTCTCTGATTGGCTAGTTTTAGTCCTGCCATAAATTCAGAAATatgaattcaaaattaaatgaaaggCACATGATAGGGAtgatttttcaaaaagaaaatgttaaatagttATAACGTGACAAAAAGATTTTCAAAAAGtttctatttttaatcattgtacACTCTACCTTTAAGATAATTTCAGATTATGTATTccatttctttgtttgttttttgttttttactttagagTTGAATCAGTATTCTACTTTTACGAGTTTATTTTTTACGAGCCCGTTTGTACTTCTGCTTCCACAGAGAGTGACTACTATTTCCAACTATGCTCACTTCTGAGACGTATTAATTTCacagtgtgttttttaatgtggaCCCAGTAGTGGAGATTGCATCATATCGAGAGTTGTTTCTTCTACTTTGGTGACCTTTTTGGCTGCATGGGTGCCGCATATTTGACAAAGTTCTTGTATTAGACGAGCTTAGATTGTGCAGGGGTCCCTAATGAGGTAAACAATGACCATATAAGGAAGAAATCTGacattttcaaagtgttactttttaaccagtgttactccaacactatAGACTATACACTTAAAAACAATGAATAGTGtctgttgaaagtactctacactagtgtcacTGTTAAACTTTTTTATCCTAATAGTGTTAAAATATCACTTCTTACTTATTGCATATTTGAccgaacactggaaatttaacactgaccggTTTGCTgaatagctttaaaaaacaaaaacatcatgaCCTCTTAAGATTTGA containing:
- the chrdl2 gene encoding chordin-like protein 2 isoform X2 is translated as MRCSCTEKGHVKCGKIKCPPLPCGKPVADPQQCCPRCTDKPKIPAGLRAPVKLCRYNGSIYQPGETFTKHNLPAKPSNQCAMCSCSNGNIFCVVKTCQPISCSSPVTLADTCCLVCKDSSTVGSSSAEDGNQQLNRGVRHSVDQCSGELTKARSPRVRTSARHLSLNKLNLRGASETTVKILLQRKHQKACLYNGKTYSHGDMWHPVLGKVLDCIVCSCSDGLQECKRITCPSQYACQHPVKSPGKCCKTCPEHKAASNQTRCYSGYKNKLLVYKVESALKVDSPSTVRIMAIERANTAEVEVQVWKMVDGILQLMEIGDVQRKDIQDHPENYTLLTTVDEEMWGKFKEGGGKLDQATSICEDGIREMVTFLNPKQVEGVCSP
- the chrdl2 gene encoding chordin-like protein 2 isoform X1 — translated: MKSLLVSLMLVWCADAQLRSRKGSEVVCTFKDKTFKPGDSWHPFLEPFGLILCMRCSCTEKGHVKCGKIKCPPLPCGKPVADPQQCCPRCTDKPKIPAGLRAPVKLCRYNGSIYQPGETFTKHNLPAKPSNQCAMCSCSNGNIFCVVKTCQPISCSSPVTLADTCCLVCKDSSTVGSSSAEDGNQQLNRGVRHSVDQCSGELTKARSPRVRTSARHLSLNKLNLRGASETTVKILLQRKHQKACLYNGKTYSHGDMWHPVLGKVLDCIVCSCSDGLQECKRITCPSQYACQHPVKSPGKCCKTCPEHKAASNQTRCYSGYKNKLLVYKVESALKVDSPSTVRIMAIERANTAEVEVQVWKMVDGILQLMEIGDVQRKDIQDHPENYTLLTTVDEEMWGKFKEGGGKLDQATSICEDGIREMVTFLNPKQVEGVCSP